A window from Primulina eburnea isolate SZY01 chromosome 2, ASM2296580v1, whole genome shotgun sequence encodes these proteins:
- the LOC140823131 gene encoding uncharacterized protein isoform X2, with product MVASFKSGETESLYKVKLQTSNIRGSSLTDLNSSVLLCLIDENGSSILQRLPAVENKNMSANDDMDDILHFQRGLADEFVFEGSSLGNIVALWISLESGQWRTGGISLRMFCQSQLLSENGQNREQYIGFQYNFEVEDILLGEKSGISLMEFRPYSVTKLSEDEFNLFLEKTVQPLSTLESHLISNEESMKEYSDLKFSLLFYDAMLILTGSSIISIMTGNADSYAFLIGGTCGFLYLLLLQRSVDGLQVQELTPWEEKVSFGQILERFKGMSLSLVLVCAFAAIAVKYASGDGAVQWTPKDIIIGLMGFLVYKVAVVLAAFKPLPFGSRESK from the exons ATGGTGGCTTCTTTCAAGTCTGGGGAAACTGAATCCTTGTACAAAGTAAAGCTACAAACGAGTAATATTAGAGGATCAAGTCTCACTGACTTGAACTCCTCGGTTCTACTTTGCTTAATTGATGAGAATGGTTCCTCCATTTTACAAAGATTACCTGCTGTGGAAAATAAAAACATGTCAGCAAATGATGACATGGATGACATCTTGCATTTTCAAAGAGGCTTGGCTGATGAGTTTGTATTTGAAGGGTCTAGTCTTGGAAATATTGTGGCTCTTTGGATCAGCCTGGAATCTG GTCAATGGAGGACAGGAGGCATAAGTTTAAGGATGTTTTGCCAGAGTCAACTTCTGTCAGAAAACGGCCAAAATAGAGAACAATATATTGGCTTCCAATACAACTTCGAGGTTGAGGATATCTTGCTTGGAGAAAAAAGTGGGATCTCCTTGATGGAATTCAGACCTTACTCAGTTACTAAACTTTCTGAGGATGAATTTAACTTATTCTTAGAGAAGACCGTACAACCATTATCCACACTTGAGAGTCACCTCATCTCAAATGAAGAAAGCATGAAAGAATACTCGGACTTAAAATTTTCATTGTTGTTTTACGATGCAATGCTAATCCTGACAGGCTCTTCGATCATATCCATTATGACAGGAAATGCCGATTCTTACGCATTCTTGATAGGTGGGACGTGTGGATTTCTTTATTTATTACTGTTGCAGAGATCAGTCGATGGATTACAAGTGCAAGAACTTACTCCATGGGAGGAGAAAGTGAGTTTTGgtcaaattcttgaaagatttaAGGGCATGAGTTTAAGCCTTGTCTTGGTATGTGCATTTGCTGCCATAGCAGTGAAATATGCTTCAGGGGACGGTGCCGTGCAGTGGACACCAAAAGACATTATCATTGGATTGATGGGATTTCTTGTGTATAAAGTTGCAGTCGTGTTGGCTGCATTTAAACCACTGCCATTTGGTTCAAGAGAGAGCAAATGA
- the LOC140823131 gene encoding uncharacterized protein isoform X1, protein MELLSSKNLILSAQNKFPATYSNNTFHFQKFPLVLHSKKSIYQDFQGYAKPIRLLSATEAKSVTDTLYEKMVASFKSGETESLYKVKLQTSNIRGSSLTDLNSSVLLCLIDENGSSILQRLPAVENKNMSANDDMDDILHFQRGLADEFVFEGSSLGNIVALWISLESGQWRTGGISLRMFCQSQLLSENGQNREQYIGFQYNFEVEDILLGEKSGISLMEFRPYSVTKLSEDEFNLFLEKTVQPLSTLESHLISNEESMKEYSDLKFSLLFYDAMLILTGSSIISIMTGNADSYAFLIGGTCGFLYLLLLQRSVDGLQVQELTPWEEKVSFGQILERFKGMSLSLVLVCAFAAIAVKYASGDGAVQWTPKDIIIGLMGFLVYKVAVVLAAFKPLPFGSRESK, encoded by the exons ATGGAGTTACtttcttcaaaaaatttaatCTTATCAGCTCAAAATAAATTCCCTGCAACTTACTCGAATAACACTTTTCATTTCCAGAAGTTTCCTCTCGTTCTTCATTCTAAGAAATCCATATATCAAG ATTTTCAAGGATATGCAAAACCTATACGACTCTTGTCAGCCACAGAAGCGAAAAGTGTCACTGATACCTTGTATGAAAAAATGGTGGCTTCTTTCAAGTCTGGGGAAACTGAATCCTTGTACAAAGTAAAGCTACAAACGAGTAATATTAGAGGATCAAGTCTCACTGACTTGAACTCCTCGGTTCTACTTTGCTTAATTGATGAGAATGGTTCCTCCATTTTACAAAGATTACCTGCTGTGGAAAATAAAAACATGTCAGCAAATGATGACATGGATGACATCTTGCATTTTCAAAGAGGCTTGGCTGATGAGTTTGTATTTGAAGGGTCTAGTCTTGGAAATATTGTGGCTCTTTGGATCAGCCTGGAATCTG GTCAATGGAGGACAGGAGGCATAAGTTTAAGGATGTTTTGCCAGAGTCAACTTCTGTCAGAAAACGGCCAAAATAGAGAACAATATATTGGCTTCCAATACAACTTCGAGGTTGAGGATATCTTGCTTGGAGAAAAAAGTGGGATCTCCTTGATGGAATTCAGACCTTACTCAGTTACTAAACTTTCTGAGGATGAATTTAACTTATTCTTAGAGAAGACCGTACAACCATTATCCACACTTGAGAGTCACCTCATCTCAAATGAAGAAAGCATGAAAGAATACTCGGACTTAAAATTTTCATTGTTGTTTTACGATGCAATGCTAATCCTGACAGGCTCTTCGATCATATCCATTATGACAGGAAATGCCGATTCTTACGCATTCTTGATAGGTGGGACGTGTGGATTTCTTTATTTATTACTGTTGCAGAGATCAGTCGATGGATTACAAGTGCAAGAACTTACTCCATGGGAGGAGAAAGTGAGTTTTGgtcaaattcttgaaagatttaAGGGCATGAGTTTAAGCCTTGTCTTGGTATGTGCATTTGCTGCCATAGCAGTGAAATATGCTTCAGGGGACGGTGCCGTGCAGTGGACACCAAAAGACATTATCATTGGATTGATGGGATTTCTTGTGTATAAAGTTGCAGTCGTGTTGGCTGCATTTAAACCACTGCCATTTGGTTCAAGAGAGAGCAAATGA